The genomic DNA TTACTGGATTAGGAGAAGAAAGTAATTTTCAGTGGTTAGATGATGAAAATATTATTTTTTCCACTATAAGAAATGAGCAATTGAAAAAAAGAATAGAAGAAGGAGAAGAGTGGACTTGTTATTACAAGATTTCCACTAAAGGTGGAGAAGCATGTGAATATATGAGAATACCACTTAATGTAACTTCTTTAAAAGTAATAGACAGAAATAAATTTTTAATATCAGCTAATTATAGTAACTATGGTATAAAATTAAATGGTTTAGTAGGAGAAGAAAGAGCAAGTGCAATTGCTTTAATAAAGGAAAATAAAGATTATGAAGTATTAGATGAAATACCATTTTGGGGTAACGGAAAAGGATTTACAAATAAAAAAAGAAATAGATTGTTTATATATGACAGAGAAAAAAATGAGATTTCACCAGTAACAGATACAATAATGGATGTAGAGTACTTCACATACAAAGATGGAAAAGTATTATATATTGGAAATTCATTTATCAATAAAAAAGGAACAAGTGAAGGAATTTTTTGTTATGATATAAAAAATAAACAAACTATAACTTTATTACCTATTGGTGAGTATTCTGTTAACTTTGCCGAATTTTTAGGTGATAACATTATTTGTGGGTTAAATGATCAAAAAGAATATGGAATAAATCAAAATCCAGATTTTTACCTAATTAGAGATGAAAAGTTAGAATTACTGAAAAAACATGATACATGGATGACAAATACTGTAGGGTCTGATTGTAGATATGGTGGAGGAAAATCTTTTAGAGTTAAAGAAGATAAATTATATTTTATAACTACTGTTATGCACTCATCGCATCTTAATACCATAGATATAAATGGAAACGAGCAACAATTAACATCTCTAGATGGTTCTGTAGATAACTATGCTTTAGGAAAAAATGAAATATTTTTTGTAGGGTTAAGAGATTTAAGATTACAAGAGATTTATACTTTAAAAGATAAAAAAGAATGTTTAATTACAGACTTTAATGAATCTGTTTTTAAAGATAAAAAGCTTTCAAAGCCAGAAAAATTTAATATAGTAAATGATGGAATAGAGCTTGAAGGTTGGGTATTAAAGCCAGTAGACTATGAGGAAGGAAAAATGTATCCTGGAGTTTTAGATATTCATGGTGGACCTAAAACAGTTTATGGAACAGTATTTTATCACGAAATGCAAGTTTGGGCTAATATGGGATATTTTGTATTTTTCTGTAATCCACGTGGTGGAGACGGTAGAGGAAATAAATTTGCTGATATTAGAGGAAAATATGGAACAATTGACTATGAAGATTTGATGAAATTTACAGATGAAGTATTGAAAAAATATCCAATAGATGAAAAAAGAGTAGGTGTTACTGGTGGATCATATGGTGGATTTATGACAAACTGGATAATAGGACATACTAATAGATTTGCTTGTGCAGTTTCTCAAAGAAGTATTGCTAACTGGTTATCAAAATTTGGAACAACAGATATAGGATATTATTTTAATGTAGATCAAAATTCAGCAACTCCTTGGGATAATCCAGAAAAATTATGGTGGCATTCTCCTATGAAATATGCTGATAAAGCAAAAACACCAACTTTATTTATTCATTCAGAACAAGATTATAGATGTTGGTTAGCTGAAGGGCTACAAATGTTTACTTCACTAAAATATAATGGAGTTCCTGCTAGACTTTGTATGTTTAGAGGAGAAAATCACGAGCTTTCAAGAAGCGGAAAACCTAAGCATAGAATGAGAAGACTTGAAGAAATGACAAGATGGTTTGATCAGTATTTAAAATAATTTAGTAAATTAACTGTCATAAAAATGTTATATTCATAATTTTTATGACAGTTTTTTAATATAATATATGTTATATTTTAATAAAAAAAGCTGAAGTAAAGGACTAAATGTGCTATAATAACTATAGCAAAAGAAAAAATGGAGGTGGGCGTCTTGAAGAGAGCCAACTATATTATGATGACACCAGGGCCTACAATGGTTAGGGAAAATGTTACACACACATATACACATTATTTTGGGAATTCTGATTTTGATGAGAATTTCTTTGAATTCTATGGAAATTTATGCAAGAAAATTGGTAAAATTTGGGGCGCAAAAAAAGCTCAAACAATAATTATGTCAGGGGAAGGAATGCTTGGACTTGACACAGCTTGTGCTGCACTTACTGAAAAAGGAGACAAAGTTCTTGTAATTTCAAATGGAATATATGGAAGAGGATTTAAAGGACTTATTGAAAACTATGGTGGAGAAGTAACAGTTTTTGAAACTGATGTAAAAACTACAATAGATAAAGATGCTTTAAGAGTATTTTTAGAGCAACATAAAGACTATGGTTTTAAATATGCAACAGTAGTACATTGTGATACACCATCTGGAGTTTTAAATGACATTGAATCTATTTGTAAAATGTTAAAATCAACTGGAATAATGACAGTTGTAGATACAGTTTCTGCATTTGGTGGAACAGAAGTAAAAATAGATGATTGGGGAATCGATATTGCGTTAGGAGCTTCACAAAAGGTGTTATCAGCTAACACAGGACTTACTATTATGGCTGTAAGTGATATGGCATGGAAAGCAATAGAAGATAGAAAAACACCAATTCCATCATTTTATTGCAATTTATCGTTATGGAAAAATTGTGTAGAAGAAAAATTATTCCCTTATACAATGCCTATAGCAGATATTGTAGCTTTAGGATTAGCAGTTGATAATATGTTTGAAGAGGGATTAGATAAAATAATAGATAGACATTATAAAGTAGCTGAATACACAAGAACTAAACTAATGGATATGGGAATAGATCTATATTTAAGAGGAGGATACTCTCCAACTGTTACAGCTTTTTGTATTCCAGAAGGGTACACTCTTGAAAAAATATATAAACATATGATAGAAAAACATGAAGTAATGTTAGGAAAGTCGTATGGAGAGTTAGCTGACAAGGTATTACGTATTGGGCACATGGGTGAAAATGCTCGTAATTTTAGAATAGATTACACTCTTAGAGCATTAGAA from Fusobacterium hominis includes the following:
- a CDS encoding alpha/beta hydrolase family protein, which encodes MEKLQLNDFLYYNYLSGLESSPNEDKVAFIVHRADIDTNNYKSYIWIMDCESKDYFQLTGLGEESNFQWLDDENIIFSTIRNEQLKKRIEEGEEWTCYYKISTKGGEACEYMRIPLNVTSLKVIDRNKFLISANYSNYGIKLNGLVGEERASAIALIKENKDYEVLDEIPFWGNGKGFTNKKRNRLFIYDREKNEISPVTDTIMDVEYFTYKDGKVLYIGNSFINKKGTSEGIFCYDIKNKQTITLLPIGEYSVNFAEFLGDNIICGLNDQKEYGINQNPDFYLIRDEKLELLKKHDTWMTNTVGSDCRYGGGKSFRVKEDKLYFITTVMHSSHLNTIDINGNEQQLTSLDGSVDNYALGKNEIFFVGLRDLRLQEIYTLKDKKECLITDFNESVFKDKKLSKPEKFNIVNDGIELEGWVLKPVDYEEGKMYPGVLDIHGGPKTVYGTVFYHEMQVWANMGYFVFFCNPRGGDGRGNKFADIRGKYGTIDYEDLMKFTDEVLKKYPIDEKRVGVTGGSYGGFMTNWIIGHTNRFACAVSQRSIANWLSKFGTTDIGYYFNVDQNSATPWDNPEKLWWHSPMKYADKAKTPTLFIHSEQDYRCWLAEGLQMFTSLKYNGVPARLCMFRGENHELSRSGKPKHRMRRLEEMTRWFDQYLK
- a CDS encoding pyridoxal-phosphate-dependent aminotransferase family protein — protein: MKRANYIMMTPGPTMVRENVTHTYTHYFGNSDFDENFFEFYGNLCKKIGKIWGAKKAQTIIMSGEGMLGLDTACAALTEKGDKVLVISNGIYGRGFKGLIENYGGEVTVFETDVKTTIDKDALRVFLEQHKDYGFKYATVVHCDTPSGVLNDIESICKMLKSTGIMTVVDTVSAFGGTEVKIDDWGIDIALGASQKVLSANTGLTIMAVSDMAWKAIEDRKTPIPSFYCNLSLWKNCVEEKLFPYTMPIADIVALGLAVDNMFEEGLDKIIDRHYKVAEYTRTKLMDMGIDLYLRGGYSPTVTAFCIPEGYTLEKIYKHMIEKHEVMLGKSYGELADKVLRIGHMGENARNFRIDYTLRALEKTLKELKELKK